ATGGCGACCATGGTGCTCCCGCATTGAATGTACTTAAAAAGGTGGACTCAACGTGGACTCACGGTGGACTTACCGTGGTTGCGGGACGAAGTTGATAGGATGTTGCGGAAACCTTCGTTCCACTGAATCCCGAATGACTCGCCCAGTAGCATCGAGCGAAAGGAAGTGCAAAACAAACAGTTTTGTCATGTAAGGATTAAATAATAAGGAAAATGAGCAAATTCGTTCTACGGAGAAATGATGCTCATTTGGAAAAACGTACCTTTGTTGCATATAATGGATAAAAGACGTTTTTTTTTAGAAATAGCCTATTTTGGACAGGCTTATCATGGTTGGCAAATTCAGAATAATGCAATTTCCGTGCAGGAAGTGCTGAATAAGGCGCTTGAAACCCTGTTGCGGGAACCCATTGAAACAACTGGAGCTGGCCGTACAGATACAGGTGTTCATGCCAAGCAATTGTATGCACATTTCGATGCAGCCCCTGTGGGTATTCTACAAAAAGCTGATCGTTTTATTCATTCGCTCAATGCACTATTGCCCTTTGATGTGGCCGTGAAGCGCCTGATCGAAGTGGAACCCGAAGCACATGCTCGCTTCGATGCGACGCAAAGATCATATGAATACCATCTTCATTTTCATAAAGATCCTTTTATCTATCCCTATTCATGTTTTATGCGCGATCGTCCGGATGTCGAAAAGATGAATGAAGCTGCGCAGTTTTTATTGGGTAAACAAGATTTCGAATGCTTTAGTAAGTCTCATACGCAGGTGTTTACAAATATTTGCGATATTCGTAGAGCCGAGTGGGTATGGCATACTGAGCAACATCTGGTTTTTCACATAACTGCAGATCGTTTTTTGCGCAATATGGTGCGTGCCATTGTAGGGACATCGTTGGAAATAGGGATAAAAGGCAAGCCGGTTTCATTTATGCAAGAGGTTATTCAAAGTAAAAACCGCGGAAAAGCGGGTGTTTCTGTTCCTGCACATGGTTTATATTTAACAGAAGTAGCATATCCTTATATATAGAATTTAATAGATATAGAATTTAACGTGAGTCAAGATAAAATAACTGGTAAAACCTACGATATCAATTTAGTGAAACGCATGAGTCGTTATATGCGGCCTTACCATGTGTCATTTTGGATATCGGTCGTTCTAACGATATTGTTGGCCGCTGTGGCGCCCGCTTTGCCTATGCTAATTCAGCATACATTAGATAACTATATTTTAAATTTCGATACCAACGGGTTGTCCCTCATGCTGATAGCGATGTTGGCATTGGTCATCCTGCAGACCTTGATTCGTTATTATCATACCTTAATGACAAATACCCTGGGGCAGTCGGTCATTCGCGATATCCGGATTCAGGTATTTAACCACATTGTTCAACTCCGGCTCAAGTATTTTGATCGTACTGCGTTGGGAAAACTAATTACACGTACCATTTCTGATCTGGAGACTCTTTCCAATATTTTTTCTGAGGGCTTGATCCAGATTATCGGTGATTTATTGCAGCTGGTAGTTATTCTGGTTGTGATGTTTTACTCCGATTGGAAGCTAACATTGATTGTTTTAATTCCCATGCCTTTGATGGTGGCAGCAACTTATGTGTTTAAAGAGGCGATGAAATCTGCTTTTATTGATGTGAGGAAATGGGTTTCCAATTTAAATACCTTTTTGCAGGAACACATTACGGGAGTCGGGATTATCCAATATTTTGCGCGTGAAAAGCAGGAAATGGATAAGTTTAAAGAAATTAATGCGCAACATCGAAATGCACATATTCGAACCAATTGGTACTTCTCCATCTTTTTCCCAGTTTTGGAAATTATCATGGCTATTGCTTTGGGATTATTGGTGTGGTTTGGTTCCAAACAAATTATGGGTGATGTGATCTCTCCGGGTGTAGTTGTAGCCTTCATCATGTATATCAATATGATCTTTAGGCCCATTCGGGAACTTATTGATAAATTCAATACACTTCAAATGGGTATGGTCAGTGCTGAACGAATTTTTGAAGTCTTGGATACCGATGAAAAGACGCCTAATTTGGGGACTTTGAAACCCGCACATATCAAAGGAGAGATTGCGTTTCGCGATGTTTGGTTTGCTTATAATGAGGAAAATTGGGTTCTGAAAGATGTTAACTTCAATGTTAATCCGGGCGAGACTTTAGCTTTAGTTGGGGCTACTGGTGCCGGAAAATCTTCTACCATCAATATTCTAAGCCGGTTTTATGAAATCAATAAGGGTGAAATTCT
The DNA window shown above is from Sphingobacterium thalpophilum and carries:
- the truA gene encoding tRNA pseudouridine(38-40) synthase TruA, with protein sequence MDKRRFFLEIAYFGQAYHGWQIQNNAISVQEVLNKALETLLREPIETTGAGRTDTGVHAKQLYAHFDAAPVGILQKADRFIHSLNALLPFDVAVKRLIEVEPEAHARFDATQRSYEYHLHFHKDPFIYPYSCFMRDRPDVEKMNEAAQFLLGKQDFECFSKSHTQVFTNICDIRRAEWVWHTEQHLVFHITADRFLRNMVRAIVGTSLEIGIKGKPVSFMQEVIQSKNRGKAGVSVPAHGLYLTEVAYPYI
- a CDS encoding ABC transporter ATP-binding protein, giving the protein MSQDKITGKTYDINLVKRMSRYMRPYHVSFWISVVLTILLAAVAPALPMLIQHTLDNYILNFDTNGLSLMLIAMLALVILQTLIRYYHTLMTNTLGQSVIRDIRIQVFNHIVQLRLKYFDRTALGKLITRTISDLETLSNIFSEGLIQIIGDLLQLVVILVVMFYSDWKLTLIVLIPMPLMVAATYVFKEAMKSAFIDVRKWVSNLNTFLQEHITGVGIIQYFAREKQEMDKFKEINAQHRNAHIRTNWYFSIFFPVLEIIMAIALGLLVWFGSKQIMGDVISPGVVVAFIMYINMIFRPIRELIDKFNTLQMGMVSAERIFEVLDTDEKTPNLGTLKPAHIKGEIAFRDVWFAYNEENWVLKDVNFNVNPGETLALVGATGAGKSSTINILSRFYEINKGEILLDGRNIRDYDLDYLRNTISTVLQDVFLFSDSVINNITLGDPAISREQVIEAAKEVGAHDFIMRLPGGYDYDVKERGATLSAGQAQLISFIRALVHDPRILILDEATSSVDTETEEMIQHAIDNLMKGRTSIVIAHRLSTIQKADKIIVLDKGEIKEIGTHQELLSFDGYYKKLYDLQFHSAGI